The following coding sequences are from one Phycisphaerae bacterium window:
- a CDS encoding ABC transporter permease — MVILFILFHLVGGDPAIEMAGKGASAETLEQVRREYGFDKPLLVNLHAFEDRGLAGLVDSQFFHHIWDSVTFDFGKSYRSRRDITEIIREGAIPSLSLTVPILLLGLPTALAVSLMVAYVRGTLADRGLVVLCVLAMSMPYLSYILFAQWFFAYRLDRFPVFGYEEGWAKIEYLILPVLIGVVSGLGAEVRFYRTVILDEVHADYVRTARAKGASAHRVLFKHVLKNAMIPVITRVVLAIPFLFLGSLLLERFFGIPGLGYLTIEAIHSRDYPVISAMTFIGALLYVFGLIVTDICYALVDPRVELR; from the coding sequence ATGGTGATTCTGTTCATCCTGTTTCACCTGGTCGGAGGCGATCCGGCGATCGAGATGGCGGGCAAGGGCGCCTCCGCTGAGACGCTCGAACAGGTCCGGCGGGAGTACGGCTTCGACAAGCCGCTGCTGGTGAACCTGCACGCCTTCGAGGATCGCGGGCTTGCCGGCCTGGTCGACTCGCAGTTCTTCCACCACATATGGGACTCCGTAACGTTCGATTTCGGCAAGTCCTACCGCAGCCGACGGGACATCACCGAGATCATCAGGGAAGGCGCGATCCCCAGCCTGAGCCTGACCGTGCCGATCCTGCTGTTGGGGCTGCCGACTGCCCTGGCCGTCTCGCTGATGGTGGCCTACGTGCGCGGGACGCTGGCGGACCGCGGGCTGGTGGTCCTGTGCGTGCTGGCCATGAGCATGCCGTACCTTTCGTACATCCTGTTCGCCCAGTGGTTCTTCGCCTACAGGCTGGACCGGTTTCCGGTCTTCGGCTACGAGGAGGGCTGGGCCAAGATCGAATACCTGATCCTGCCCGTGCTGATCGGCGTGGTCAGTGGCCTCGGCGCCGAGGTGCGGTTCTACCGGACGGTGATCCTCGACGAGGTCCACGCCGACTACGTGCGGACCGCCCGGGCCAAGGGGGCTTCGGCCCACCGGGTGCTCTTCAAGCACGTGCTCAAGAACGCGATGATCCCGGTGATCACGCGGGTGGTCCTGGCCATCCCGTTCCTGTTCCTCGGCTCGCTGCTGCTCGAACGGTTCTTCGGCATTCCCGGACTGGGCTACCTGACCATCGAGGCGATCCACTCACGCGACTACCCCGTCATCAGCGCGATGACCTTCATCGGCGCCCTGCTCTACGTGTTCGGCCTGATCGTCACCGACATCTGCTACGCCCTGGTCGATCCGCGGGTCGAGCTGCGCTAG